Proteins encoded together in one Amblyomma americanum isolate KBUSLIRL-KWMA chromosome 1, ASM5285725v1, whole genome shotgun sequence window:
- the LOC144102962 gene encoding uncharacterized protein LOC144102962 produces MDSGRYSSATESTDEDTRGRKKAPQPPSSPQYSEGGHSSSASQGSGTGKNHSPPLGPGAEVEDFDSFDEDLLLDALLQEAALHNLRPMPGVAEVHPVVATKESHRDDRSDASSPASTVSLPSSVIVSDSGYLADEDPTPESEQDNMSEVQRRLVTVLGMLREGKNIESHETCPEHCFCPRSTQYIQTAREAISLSAFLAYHGEPLPRNSPIEDPEIAMLLEILLRHREGRDTNEGGNGSA; encoded by the exons ATGGACTCCGGAAGATATTCAAGCGCAACCGAATCAACCGATGAAGATACACGGGGGAGGAAAAAGGCACCACAACCTCCTTCGTCCCCGCAATACAGCGAAGGCGGCCATTCTAGCTCGGCTTCCCAGGGTTCAGGCACAGGAAAGAACCACAGTCCACCACTTGGCCCTGGTGCAGAAGTGGAGGATTTCGACAGCTTTGATGAAGACCTGCTGCTGGATGCCTTGCTGCAAGAGGCTGCCCTCCATAATCTTCGTCCTATGCCAGGTGTTGCTGAAGTCCATCCAGTCGTGGCTACCAAAGAATCACACAGGGATGAT agAAGTGATGCAAGCTCACCGGCAAGTACTGTTAGCCTGCCGAGCTCAGTCATTGTATCGGATTCCGGGTACTTGGCAGACGAAGACCCTACTCCGGAGTCCGAGCAGGACAACATGTCCGAGGTGCAGAGAAGGTTGGTGACAGTGCTGGGGATGCTGAGAGAAGGCAAGAACATTGAGTCACACGAGACGTGCCCAGAACACTGCTTCTGTCCCCGTTCAACTCAGTACATTCAGACAGCCCGAGAAGCTATTTCACTCAGTGCCTTCCTGGCTTACCATGGCGAGCCACTGCCAAGAAATAGCCCAATCGAGGACCCTGAGATAGCCATGCTGCTAGAAATACTACTGCGTCATCGCGAAGGCAGAGATACAAATGAGGGCGGGAACGGTTCCGCATGA